The proteins below are encoded in one region of Girardinichthys multiradiatus isolate DD_20200921_A chromosome 19, DD_fGirMul_XY1, whole genome shotgun sequence:
- the atg9a gene encoding autophagy-related protein 9A — translation MAHFETEYQRLEASYGDSPPGEENLLMHVPEGSKSHWHHIENLDLFFQRVYNLHQKNGFTCMLMGEIFELVQLLFVVGFTVFLANCVDYDVLFANKFVNHTDSSKVTLPDAILPMDVCSAHIRDNAFVIFVLIISGVFWLHRLIKFLYNVCCYWEIRSFYIKGLKMTMSELPYVTWQEVQARIIEIQKEHQICIHKKELSELDIYHRILRFKNYMVAMVNKSLLPVRFRLPVLGDSVFYTRGLKYNFELIFFWGPGSLFENEWSLKPEYKRGGNRLELADRLASRILWIGIANLLLCPVILVWQILYAFFSYTEVIKREPGSLGARCWSLYGRCYLRHFNELDHELMSRLSKGYKASSKYMNCFLSPLLTVVAKNVAFFAGSLLAVLIALTIYDEDVLAVEHVLSSITLLGVCITICRSFIPDKHMVFCPEQLLRVILAHIHYMPDHWQGNAHRYETRDQFSQLFQYKAVFILEELLSPVVTPIILIFCLRRKSLEIIDFFRNFTVEVVGVGDTCSFAQMDIRQHGHPAWMSEGKTEASIYQQAEDGKTELSLMHFAITNPHWQPPRETTHFISQLKERVHKEAAGASSDTHPLSLSESEPRSLVANILAGPSTLASVHFGCDSSLTNNAATGLTSGETALRSLSPISSSLHLRGSLSAAHRASGFTSRTMTGSGTDARTVSSGSSAWEGQLTSLVLSEYASTEMSIHALYMHEIHKQQSRGDVSRHTWHRQESDESSDSIPDEVRSEPNAHSRNFPRSHTFPTTLTSPGASPASASATSATTVGQDVAKAQSSTQRCHSGPAADHLGASGKAVRTARMPMGGWAEGGKASSRHHEPLQEETSEDELPPHIHKVT, via the exons ATGGCGCACTTTGAGACCGAGTACCAGCGCCTGGAGGCGTCTTACGGTGACTCTCCTCCTGGCGAGGAGAACCTCCTGATGCACGTGCCCGAGGGAAGCAAAT CCCACTGGCACCACATAGAAAACctggatttgttttttcaaaga GTCTATAATCTGCACCAGAAGAATGGATTCACCTGCATGCTAATGGGAGAGATCTTTGAGCTGGT ACAGCTGCTGTTTGTGGTTGGTTTCACAGTTTTTCTGGCTAACTGTGTGGATTATGACGTCCTCTTTGCCAACAAGTTTGTAAATCACACAGATTCATCTAAAGTCACCTTACCGGATGCAATCCTCCCAATGGATGTCTGCAGTGCCCA TATCCGAGACAATGCGTTTGTGATATTTGTTCTGATCATCTCTGGGGTGTTTTGGCTACATCGCTTGATCAAATTCCTCTATAATGTTTGCTGCTACTGGGAGATCAGATCTTTCTACATCAAAGGCCTCAAGATGACCATG TCTGAGCTCCCCTATGTAACATGGCAGGAAGTTCAGGCCAGGATCATTGAAATCCAGAAGGAGCACCAGATCTGCATTCATAAGAAAGAACTGTCGGAGCTCGACATTTACCACCGCATCCTCCGCTTTAAAAACTACATG GTTGCTATGGTGAATAAATCCCTCCTTCCTGTACGATTTCGACTTCCTGTCCTTGGAGACTCTGTGTTTTACACCCGGGGTCTCAAATACAACTTTGAGCTCATCTTCTTTTGGGGACCAG GCTCTCTCTTTGAGAACGAGTGGAGTCTGAAGCCAGAGTATAAGAGAGGAGGTAACAGGCTTGAGCTTGCAGATAGGCTGGCATCTCGTATCCTGTGGATTGGCATtgcaaacctgctgctgtgtccAGTCATTCTGGTGTGGCAGATTCTGTATGCCTTCTTTAGTTACACTGAG GTAATCAAACGAGAGCCTGGATCTCTGGGGGCAAGATGCTGGTCTCTTTATGGTCGATGCTACCTGCGTCATTTCAACGAGCTGGACCACGAGCTCATGTCCCGCCTCAGTAAAGGCTACAAG GCTTCATCCAAGTACATGAACTGCTTCCTTTCTCCGCTGCTGACAGTGGTTGCCAAGAACGTGGCGTTTTTCGCCGGCTCCCTCCTGGCCGTTCTCATTGCTCTGACCATCTACGACGAGGATGTTCTCGCAGTGGAACATGTTCTCTCATCAATCACGCTGCTTGGAGTCTGCATCACAATTTGTAG ATCATTCATTCCAGATAAGCACATGGTGTTTTGTCCAGAGCAGCTGCTGAGGGTCATCCTGGCTCACATCCACTACATGCCTGACCACTGGCAGGGCAATGCACACCGATATGAGACCCGAGACCAGTTCTCCCAGCTCTTTCAGTACAAAGCT GTGTTTATTCTTGAGGAGCTACTTAGTCCAGTGGTGACTCCCATCATCCTCATCTTTTGTTTGAGGAGGAAGTCTCTCGAGATTATTGACTTCTTCAGGAACTTCACCGTGGAGGTGGTGGGAGTCGGGGACACCTGCTCTTTTGCCCAGATGGACATCAGGCAGCATGGACACCCAGCG TGGATGTCGGAGGGGAAGACCGAGGCATCGATTTACCAGCAGGCAGAAGATGGGAAGACGGAGCTATCGCTGATGCACTTCGCCATCACAAACCCACACTGGCAGCCTCCTCGAGAGACGACGCACTTCATCAGCCAGCTGAAAGAAAGAGTCCACAAGGAGGCTGCAGGCGCCTCCTCTGACACACACCCGCTCTCCTTGTCAGAGTCTGAA CCAAGAAGTCTCGTTGCAAACATCTTGGCAGGTCCCTCAACACTAGCATCTGTTCATTTTGGCTGTGATAGCTCTTTGACTAATAATGCAGCCACTGGACTAACCAGCGGGGAAACAGCCTTGCGCTCTCTCTCGCCGATTAGCAGCAGTCTTCACCTGAGAGGCAGTTTGAGTGCTGCTCATAGAGCGAGTGGTTTTACTAGCAGAACAATGACAGGTTCTGG AACTGATGCCCGAACTGTGAGCTCAGGTAGCAGCGCGTGGGAGGGTCAGCTAACTAGTTTAGTCCTGTCAGAGTACGCCTCCACTGAAATGAGCATCCATGCTCTGTACATGCATGAG ATTCATAAACAGCAGTCTCGTGGTGATGTATCACGCCACACATGGCACAGGCAGGAGAGCGACGAAAGCAGCGACAGCATCCCTGATGAAGTAAGGAGCGAGCCCAACGCTCACTCCCGAAATTTCCCACGCTCGCACACTTTCCCAACCACGCTTACGAGTCCCGGTGCCAGTCCCGCCTCAGCCTCCGCCACAAGCGCCACCACCGTTGGCCAGGATGTGGCAAAGGCACAGAGCAGCACCCAGAGATGCCATAGTGGACCCGCTGCAG